In the genome of Salinispirillum sp. LH 10-3-1, one region contains:
- the rlmKL gene encoding bifunctional 23S rRNA (guanine(2069)-N(7))-methyltransferase RlmK/23S rRNA (guanine(2445)-N(2))-methyltransferase RlmL: protein MHLRTSDTLQWFFACPQFIEPLLADELTALGAETVKIGHAGVQAEGDLALGYRVVLWSRLASRATLQVASGKASNQDELRELLLSIAWEDHLHPNGSLKVRFLGRTEDLRNTQFGAQWVKDQIVDYFTASHGVRPSVSNDPDINIVVNLHKGQGTVGIELNAQSLHHRGYRQPGAKAPLRENLAAAVLIRAGWPEHIASDKAAVQLVDPMCGSGTLLIEGALMAFDWAPGLLRQDNLARRWLGHDQALWDSLVAEAEERRDEKLKNAKRFEFWGNDADTDMFNLARRHWRSIGLPEARWSHCDIAAMPGAAPTESGLVVCNPPYGERLSSVAELKPLYEALGGFMSSLSEAFQGAIFTQADVPITLSNLYYSKEYRLMNGDLECKLFRFESLAQKERPAKVLAEDLANRITKNLRKLKPFIKSGVTNAYRVYDADIPEYSIAVDRYGDWLHVQEYAPPKDIDPNVAQKRLNSALMTLPEVLNVPADQVVLKQRKQQKGSSQYEKQDDQRSTGNDQIVFEHGARFIINLTDYLDTGLFLDHRPMRYWLQQQAKDKVVLNLFCYTGAASVHAAIGGASRVDSVDLSNTYLEWAKENFRLNKLKPERFNFIQADVVEWLADAQSKYDLIFLDPPTFSNSKRMRDHFDVQRDHQELIDNAMKVLVPGGTLVFSNNFRKFKMDDAVLENYDVQDYRQKSIPADYERNQKIHGCWLIKHRT from the coding sequence ATGCATCTAAGAACATCGGACACCCTGCAATGGTTTTTCGCCTGCCCACAATTCATTGAGCCATTGCTTGCCGATGAATTGACCGCCTTGGGTGCAGAAACTGTAAAAATTGGTCATGCAGGGGTTCAGGCCGAGGGCGATCTCGCTTTAGGCTATCGCGTGGTACTGTGGAGCCGTCTTGCGTCGCGCGCGACCTTGCAGGTGGCTTCTGGCAAAGCCAGCAACCAAGACGAACTGCGCGAACTGCTGTTGAGCATCGCGTGGGAAGATCACCTTCACCCCAATGGCTCATTGAAAGTCCGGTTTTTGGGTCGTACGGAAGACCTGCGCAACACGCAGTTTGGCGCCCAGTGGGTAAAAGACCAAATTGTTGATTATTTCACCGCGTCGCATGGCGTGCGTCCCAGTGTCAGCAATGACCCGGACATCAACATTGTCGTGAATCTGCACAAGGGGCAGGGCACGGTAGGCATCGAGCTGAACGCCCAAAGCCTGCACCATCGCGGCTACCGTCAACCGGGTGCTAAAGCTCCGCTGCGCGAAAACCTTGCCGCTGCCGTTCTGATTCGCGCTGGTTGGCCAGAGCATATCGCCAGCGATAAAGCCGCTGTGCAACTGGTGGATCCGATGTGCGGTTCCGGCACGCTGTTGATCGAAGGGGCATTAATGGCCTTTGATTGGGCACCGGGCTTGCTGCGTCAAGACAATCTGGCGCGCCGCTGGCTGGGGCACGACCAGGCGTTGTGGGATAGCTTGGTAGCAGAAGCGGAAGAACGCCGTGACGAAAAGCTCAAAAACGCCAAGCGGTTTGAGTTCTGGGGCAACGATGCCGACACCGACATGTTCAATTTAGCCCGCCGTCATTGGCGTTCTATCGGTTTGCCGGAAGCGCGCTGGAGCCATTGTGATATTGCAGCCATGCCGGGGGCCGCGCCGACCGAGAGTGGTCTGGTGGTCTGTAATCCGCCGTACGGCGAACGCCTGAGTTCCGTCGCCGAGTTAAAGCCGTTGTACGAGGCCTTAGGTGGCTTTATGAGCTCGTTATCAGAAGCCTTTCAAGGCGCGATCTTCACGCAGGCCGATGTGCCCATCACGCTGTCGAATTTGTATTACAGCAAAGAATATCGCTTGATGAACGGCGATTTGGAATGCAAATTGTTCCGCTTTGAATCGCTGGCGCAGAAAGAACGTCCTGCCAAAGTGCTGGCGGAAGACCTCGCCAACCGCATCACCAAAAACCTGCGTAAGTTGAAGCCCTTTATTAAAAGCGGCGTTACCAATGCGTACCGGGTTTATGACGCCGACATTCCAGAATACTCCATAGCCGTTGACCGCTACGGTGACTGGTTACATGTGCAGGAATACGCGCCACCGAAAGACATCGACCCGAACGTAGCACAAAAACGCTTGAACTCTGCCTTGATGACCCTGCCCGAAGTGCTGAACGTACCGGCCGACCAGGTGGTGCTGAAACAGCGCAAGCAACAGAAGGGCAGCAGCCAATACGAAAAGCAGGATGACCAGCGCAGCACGGGTAACGACCAGATCGTGTTCGAGCACGGTGCGCGCTTCATCATCAACCTGACGGATTACTTGGATACCGGTTTGTTTCTGGACCACCGCCCAATGCGTTATTGGCTGCAACAACAAGCCAAAGACAAAGTGGTGCTGAACCTGTTTTGTTACACCGGCGCCGCCAGTGTGCATGCGGCTATCGGTGGCGCATCGCGGGTCGACAGCGTCGACTTGTCGAATACCTACTTGGAATGGGCGAAAGAAAACTTCCGTCTGAACAAACTGAAACCGGAACGTTTCAATTTCATTCAAGCCGATGTCGTAGAGTGGTTGGCGGACGCTCAGAGCAAGTACGATTTGATCTTCTTGGACCCTCCGACGTTCAGCAACTCGAAGCGGATGCGTGACCACTTTGACGTGCAGCGTGACCATCAAGAACTGATCGACAACGCTATGAAAGTTTTGGTGCCGGGCGGTACGTTGGTGTTCTCGAACAACTTCCGCAAGTTCAAAATGGACGACGCGGTGTTAGAAAACTATGACGTGCAAGATTATCGGCAGAAGTCTATTCCGGCCGATTACGAGCGCAACCAGAAAATTCATGGTTGTTGGCTAATCAAGCATCGAACCTGA
- the nirD gene encoding nitrite reductase small subunit NirD, translating into MTSMTKKPRSTEQTDGATWVAVGQSNDLVPDGGVGARLGDQHVAIFWLPSEQDALYALSNFCPFSNAHILARGIVGDLGGEPVVASPLYKQHFSLRTGQCMEDESVRVTVWPVRLNEGVIEVFNQPVAAQNLNATNEEAAA; encoded by the coding sequence ATGACGAGCATGACAAAGAAGCCGCGTTCGACAGAACAGACCGATGGCGCGACCTGGGTCGCCGTGGGGCAATCAAATGACCTGGTACCGGACGGTGGTGTCGGTGCGCGCTTGGGCGACCAGCATGTGGCCATATTCTGGTTGCCGAGCGAACAGGATGCACTCTATGCGCTCAGCAATTTCTGCCCATTTTCCAACGCGCACATTTTAGCGCGGGGCATTGTCGGGGATTTGGGTGGCGAGCCTGTCGTAGCATCACCCTTGTACAAGCAGCATTTTTCGCTGCGTACCGGTCAGTGTATGGAAGATGAGTCCGTGCGAGTCACCGTATGGCCTGTGCGGCTCAACGAGGGTGTGATAGAGGTGTTCAATCAGCCCGTGGCTGCCCAAAACCTGAACGCCACCAACGAGGAAGCTGCAGCATGA
- a CDS encoding HDOD domain-containing protein, protein MKEQAEQLLRQMERDIAANRLILPSLPEVAMRVRELTSDPNCEISHLEREVAKDAAISARLMKVANSSALLRGSPLTSLRQAITNLGFSLVRSLVTQLAILQTMQSGHDKQRLRGFVAGGLRISALCYTLTGYQKHLDQEQAALGGLLHDIGKLPLREFLETRPELSPEQRLQFEQLLHPMVGAMMLKRWQMVDSLVQMAREHEQIMRETGNPEADYVDIVIAANLLHYGTDKGRYAKYAGVTVPAIEKCIRGHAEENVHQSTEERMALALALISA, encoded by the coding sequence ATGAAAGAGCAAGCAGAACAACTCCTCCGACAAATGGAACGCGACATTGCGGCAAACCGTCTCATTTTGCCGTCGTTGCCTGAAGTGGCTATGCGGGTAAGAGAACTCACATCAGATCCCAACTGTGAAATTTCTCATTTGGAGCGTGAAGTTGCCAAAGACGCGGCGATCTCAGCTCGCTTAATGAAGGTTGCCAACAGCTCCGCGTTATTACGTGGTTCTCCACTCACCTCTTTGCGTCAAGCCATCACCAATCTTGGCTTCAGCTTGGTACGTTCACTGGTCACCCAGCTCGCCATTCTACAAACGATGCAGTCCGGACATGACAAACAGCGCTTACGTGGCTTCGTTGCAGGCGGGCTGCGTATCAGCGCATTGTGCTATACCCTAACGGGCTATCAGAAACATCTGGATCAAGAGCAAGCGGCCTTAGGTGGCTTACTGCACGATATTGGAAAGCTGCCCTTGCGCGAATTCCTAGAAACCCGCCCTGAATTGTCTCCTGAGCAACGGTTGCAGTTTGAGCAACTGCTCCACCCTATGGTTGGTGCCATGATGTTAAAACGCTGGCAAATGGTGGATTCGCTGGTGCAGATGGCGCGTGAGCACGAACAAATCATGCGTGAAACCGGCAATCCAGAAGCCGACTATGTCGACATTGTCATAGCGGCCAACCTTCTGCACTACGGCACGGATAAAGGCCGCTATGCGAAGTACGCTGGAGTCACCGTACCGGCCATTGAAAAATGCATTCGTGGCCACGCAGAAGAAAACGTACACCAGAGCACCGAAGAGCGCATGGCATTGGCGTTAGCGCTGATCAGCGCTTGA
- a CDS encoding nitrate reductase, with the protein MKKRQETTCAYCGVGCGVSAMVHDDRVIAVEGSTRHPANRGRLCVKGSALHETLDASARLLAPQVYGETVDWDRAISAVAKGFADVIRRHGPDSVAFYVSGQLLTEDYYVANKLLKGFIGTSNIDTNSRLCMSSAVAAQKRAFGSDTVPANYEDLDEADLLVLTGSNAAWTHPVLFQRMQAARTEAQKKGRKLKRMVVIDPRSTATAESADLHLALKPGTDAVLFNGLLVWLHRQDLTDSHFIERHTQGFTAALNTAERTAGSLKKVAAACDVPIEQVETFYQWAAQSPKMVTFYSMGINQSSSGVDKAHTIINLHLATGRIGKPGASPFSITGQPNAMGGREVGGLANQLAAHMNWDSPDDVNRVERFWRAPNMARGPGLAATDLFEAVGQGKIKAIWIMATNPVVSMPDADRVRAVLSACELVVVSDCMQHTDTLDMAHIKLPATGWSEKDGTVTNSERRISRQRALVKPMGQAKHDWWIITQVARAMGFAAGFPYQQPVDIFREHAQLSAYENNGSRDFDISLYADITPAEYDAMVPLQWPITQNAPMGTARLFGDGRFYTPEQSARFFPIVPQAPRHLPRANSSVSDSPFEFLLNTGRLRDQWHTMTRTGLADRLQQHMPEPRVYMHPDDAVRLQVSDQDWVQLDSARVAGEDIKARVVCSTSQRRGELFMPIHWTAQNSSHGRVGRLIPAHVDPISFQPELKHAVVQVQRWQPAQQGYIWLREALAEPPWDAWLKRTVAGVTVYQFAHSTLWRAATDLPQLMGGALLDEPMQVFEDLTRHSQRLVWGTADHRSAIAWVGQTLPEPDSRWVAECLKAGELNSQDRRDLLAGRSGGQVDPGPLVCSCHQVGEYTIRNAMRDDGINTVEGLGKQLKCGTQCGSCIPDLKRLIVSDRAVDAA; encoded by the coding sequence ATGAAAAAACGGCAAGAGACGACCTGCGCCTACTGCGGTGTTGGCTGCGGCGTCAGTGCTATGGTGCACGACGACCGGGTCATAGCGGTAGAAGGCAGCACACGTCATCCTGCCAATCGTGGCCGCCTGTGTGTTAAAGGTTCTGCATTGCACGAAACGCTCGACGCATCGGCACGCTTGCTTGCACCACAGGTTTATGGTGAAACCGTTGATTGGGACCGCGCCATAAGCGCGGTAGCAAAAGGCTTTGCCGATGTTATTCGCCGTCATGGCCCAGACAGCGTGGCATTCTATGTGTCTGGTCAACTGTTAACGGAAGACTATTACGTCGCCAATAAATTGCTCAAGGGGTTTATTGGTACCAGTAATATCGACACGAATTCTCGGTTGTGTATGTCGTCGGCCGTCGCGGCGCAAAAGCGCGCTTTTGGTAGTGATACCGTACCCGCCAACTATGAAGACCTCGACGAAGCCGACTTGCTGGTGCTGACCGGTTCAAACGCGGCGTGGACACACCCTGTGTTGTTTCAGCGTATGCAAGCCGCCCGTACCGAGGCCCAAAAGAAGGGGCGTAAACTCAAACGCATGGTGGTGATTGATCCGCGCAGTACCGCCACCGCCGAGAGTGCCGACCTGCATTTGGCGCTGAAGCCGGGCACTGATGCCGTGTTGTTTAATGGCTTGTTGGTCTGGCTACATCGTCAAGATTTGACCGACAGCCACTTTATCGAACGCCATACCCAAGGGTTTACGGCCGCCTTAAATACCGCCGAGCGAACCGCCGGTTCGCTGAAAAAAGTGGCTGCCGCCTGTGATGTGCCCATTGAACAGGTTGAAACCTTTTACCAATGGGCCGCGCAATCGCCCAAGATGGTGACCTTCTATTCCATGGGGATCAATCAGTCATCCAGCGGCGTCGACAAGGCACATACCATTATCAACCTGCACCTCGCGACCGGGCGCATCGGTAAACCGGGTGCTTCGCCGTTTTCCATAACCGGGCAACCGAACGCCATGGGTGGGCGTGAAGTCGGTGGCTTAGCCAATCAGTTGGCGGCGCATATGAACTGGGACAGTCCCGACGATGTTAATCGTGTCGAACGCTTTTGGCGCGCGCCGAACATGGCCCGTGGGCCCGGCTTGGCGGCCACCGATCTCTTCGAGGCCGTAGGGCAGGGCAAAATTAAGGCAATCTGGATCATGGCGACCAACCCGGTGGTCAGTATGCCGGACGCCGATCGAGTACGCGCCGTACTGTCCGCTTGCGAGTTGGTCGTGGTGTCGGACTGTATGCAACACACCGATACGCTCGACATGGCGCACATCAAGCTGCCAGCGACGGGTTGGAGTGAAAAGGACGGAACCGTCACCAACAGTGAACGCCGTATCTCGCGTCAACGGGCATTGGTGAAACCCATGGGACAGGCGAAGCATGACTGGTGGATAATCACACAGGTCGCCCGTGCCATGGGGTTTGCGGCTGGCTTTCCCTATCAGCAACCCGTCGACATCTTTCGCGAGCACGCGCAATTGTCGGCCTACGAAAACAACGGCAGTCGTGATTTCGATATCTCTCTGTACGCCGATATAACACCAGCGGAGTACGATGCGATGGTGCCGCTGCAATGGCCGATTACCCAAAATGCGCCCATGGGCACCGCGCGCTTGTTCGGTGATGGTCGTTTCTATACGCCGGAACAGAGTGCCCGTTTTTTCCCCATTGTGCCGCAGGCACCACGGCACCTGCCGAGAGCAAACAGCTCGGTGTCCGATAGTCCATTTGAGTTCCTATTGAATACCGGGCGCCTCCGTGATCAGTGGCATACCATGACCCGAACCGGGTTAGCCGATCGCCTGCAGCAGCATATGCCAGAGCCTCGCGTTTATATGCATCCGGACGATGCCGTTCGCTTGCAGGTCAGCGATCAGGATTGGGTACAACTCGACTCCGCACGGGTGGCCGGTGAGGACATTAAAGCGCGCGTGGTCTGCAGTACCAGTCAGCGTCGCGGTGAATTGTTCATGCCCATTCACTGGACGGCGCAAAACAGCAGCCATGGCCGCGTCGGACGGCTGATTCCCGCGCATGTCGACCCCATTTCTTTTCAACCGGAGCTGAAACATGCCGTCGTGCAGGTGCAGCGCTGGCAGCCCGCTCAACAAGGCTATATTTGGCTGCGTGAAGCGTTAGCAGAGCCGCCGTGGGATGCCTGGTTAAAGCGCACTGTGGCGGGGGTCACGGTGTATCAATTTGCGCACAGTACCCTATGGCGTGCCGCGACCGACCTGCCACAGCTGATGGGTGGGGCGCTGTTGGACGAACCCATGCAAGTGTTCGAAGATCTGACACGCCATAGCCAACGCTTGGTGTGGGGTACCGCCGACCACCGCAGTGCCATAGCCTGGGTGGGGCAAACATTGCCGGAGCCTGATTCACGCTGGGTTGCCGAGTGTTTGAAGGCAGGCGAGCTGAACTCACAAGATCGGCGCGACCTGCTGGCCGGACGCAGTGGCGGGCAGGTGGACCCGGGCCCATTGGTGTGCAGTTGTCACCAAGTAGGAGAGTATACCATCCGCAATGCGATGCGCGATGACGGGATCAATACCGTGGAGGGGTTGGGCAAGCAGCTCAAGTGCGGCACACAATGCGGTAGCTGCATACCGGACTTGAAGCGCTTGATTGTCAGTGATCGGGCAGTGGATGCCGCCTAA
- a CDS encoding quinone-dependent dihydroorotate dehydrogenase, with translation MYQYLQAALFKLTPETAHEFSLDSLGAAKRLGLTSIFAPRVPAKPVTLFGLNFRNQIGLAAGLDKNGDYIDALGALGFGHVEVGTVTPRAQPGNPEPRLFRLPEAQAIINRMGFNNLGVDHMVANLKKRTFDGIVGVNIGKNFDTPVENAADDYLICLKAVYPYADYITVNLSSPNTPGLRALQFGDMLDQLLSTLMTERAALAKQYEKAVPVLVKIAPDMTNEEIRSVAASLRKAGVDGAIATNTTIERPGVQGLKHADEAGGLSGKPLAEASTHALAVLVKALDGAMPVIGVGGIVDGPSARAKMDVGASLVQMYSGFIYQGPSLLKEVQEAIL, from the coding sequence ATGTACCAATACCTGCAAGCCGCATTGTTCAAGCTTACGCCAGAAACAGCCCACGAATTCAGTTTGGATTCCTTGGGAGCGGCCAAACGATTGGGACTGACCTCCATTTTTGCACCGCGCGTGCCCGCCAAGCCCGTCACCTTGTTTGGTCTTAATTTTCGCAATCAAATCGGTTTGGCCGCCGGTTTGGATAAGAATGGCGACTACATCGATGCTCTTGGCGCTCTGGGTTTTGGCCACGTAGAAGTGGGTACTGTCACGCCACGCGCGCAACCGGGCAACCCTGAACCGCGTTTGTTTCGTTTGCCCGAAGCGCAAGCCATCATCAATCGCATGGGGTTTAACAACCTGGGCGTGGACCACATGGTGGCCAACCTGAAGAAACGCACCTTTGATGGCATTGTGGGTGTGAACATCGGCAAGAATTTCGATACACCGGTTGAGAATGCGGCCGACGACTATTTAATCTGCCTAAAAGCGGTGTACCCCTATGCGGACTACATCACCGTGAATCTGTCTTCACCGAATACGCCGGGCTTACGGGCGCTGCAGTTCGGCGATATGCTCGACCAGTTGTTGTCCACCCTGATGACAGAGCGTGCAGCATTGGCCAAACAGTATGAAAAAGCAGTGCCCGTATTGGTGAAAATTGCCCCTGACATGACCAATGAAGAGATTCGTTCCGTCGCCGCCTCATTGCGGAAAGCCGGTGTTGACGGTGCCATCGCGACCAATACAACCATTGAACGTCCGGGCGTACAGGGTTTGAAGCACGCCGATGAAGCCGGTGGTTTGAGTGGTAAACCCTTGGCAGAAGCCTCCACGCATGCGCTGGCCGTGTTGGTGAAGGCATTGGACGGTGCCATGCCGGTGATCGGTGTGGGCGGTATCGTTGACGGGCCTTCGGCGCGTGCGAAAATGGACGTCGGGGCGAGTTTGGTGCAGATGTATTCCGGGTTTATCTACCAAGGGCCTTCACTACTGAAAGAGGTTCAGGAAGCCATTTTGTAA
- the rmf gene encoding ribosome modulation factor, which yields MKRQKRDRSDRAYQRGYLAGLEGRSKSLCPKPDGTEHQEWMNGWREGRDDMWNGFQGASAVHKLNRVVYHQIHQG from the coding sequence ATGAAAAGACAGAAACGTGATCGTTCCGACAGAGCTTATCAGCGTGGTTATTTGGCAGGTCTGGAGGGACGTTCAAAGTCGTTATGTCCGAAACCGGATGGTACCGAACACCAAGAATGGATGAACGGTTGGCGTGAAGGCCGTGATGATATGTGGAATGGCTTTCAAGGTGCCAGCGCGGTACACAAGCTAAACCGAGTCGTTTATCACCAAATCCATCAAGGGTAA
- the nirB gene encoding nitrite reductase large subunit NirB — translation MSSLTSTRHLVVVGNGMVGHHFLEQLADSAGKSAFKVTVLGEERLIAYDRVHLSEYFQGRSAEDLALGTAQQYADWGFDLRLGVAVTEIDRARKSLVLSDGSSLNYDQLVLATGSYPFVPPIPGNDRPNCFVYRTLDDLDAIRAAAKTATTGVVVGGGLLGLEAANALRELDLDTAVVEFAPRLMPMQVDAEGGVVLRDKIEQLGVQVLTDRATQRIEDGDGSLHRMVFQDDSILETDLILFSAGIRPRDELARAAGLVMGERGGVVVDNQCRTNDPDILAIGEVALWNNSIFGLVAPGYQMAKAALATLTDGDLAFTGADMSTKLKLMGVDVGAIGDAHGTQAPGSKLYRYLDQLKQEYRKLVVSADGKKLLGAMLVGDNSYYDTLLQYYLNGIELPSSPEGLILPQQEGGAPALGIDALPDTATICSCHNVSKAAIVGALDAGACCVADVKGDTKAGTGCGGCAAMLKDVVDHELAARGIEVSTDICEHFAHSRQALEHIIRVEGIKTFAELRQKHGSGMGCDICKPAVGSILASVWNDYILTPEHTPLQDTNDTFLANMQKDGTFSIVPRIAGGEITPESLITIGEIGRDFKLYTKITGGQRIDLFGATLNQLPQIWKRLVDAGFETGHAYGKSVRTVKSCVGSTWCRYGVQDSVQLAIDLENRYKGLRAPHKIKFGVSGCTRECAEAQSKDIGVIATENGWNLYVAGNGGMRPRHADLFATDLDTATLVKYIDRFLVFYARTADRLQRTARWVESIEGGLDYLKKVVIEDSLGVAADLEAQMQRVVETYQCEWKTTLNNPEALKRFRQNINDNSDDPCVVMVPERGQPRPATDAEKAQLIPVTTV, via the coding sequence ATGTCTTCACTCACATCAACACGTCATTTGGTCGTCGTCGGCAACGGCATGGTCGGTCATCACTTTCTGGAACAACTGGCGGACAGCGCTGGCAAGTCGGCCTTTAAGGTTACCGTACTCGGTGAAGAGCGGCTGATTGCCTATGACCGCGTGCATCTTTCTGAGTATTTCCAAGGGCGCAGTGCCGAGGACCTGGCACTGGGGACTGCCCAGCAATACGCTGACTGGGGTTTTGACCTCCGGCTGGGTGTGGCGGTGACCGAGATTGATCGCGCTCGTAAGTCATTGGTGCTGAGCGATGGGTCGAGCTTGAACTATGACCAGTTGGTGTTAGCGACGGGTTCTTATCCTTTTGTACCACCGATCCCCGGCAATGACCGACCCAATTGCTTTGTTTATCGTACGCTGGATGACCTGGATGCGATTCGCGCAGCGGCCAAAACAGCCACGACCGGCGTCGTCGTTGGGGGTGGTCTGCTGGGTCTGGAAGCGGCGAATGCCTTGCGTGAACTGGATCTCGATACCGCCGTAGTGGAATTTGCTCCGCGGCTGATGCCGATGCAGGTCGATGCCGAAGGCGGTGTCGTACTGCGCGACAAGATTGAACAGCTGGGCGTGCAGGTGTTGACCGACCGAGCCACGCAACGCATCGAAGACGGCGACGGCAGCCTGCACCGTATGGTGTTTCAGGATGACAGTATACTGGAAACCGACCTGATTCTGTTCTCCGCAGGTATTCGTCCGCGTGACGAACTGGCGCGCGCTGCTGGTTTGGTAATGGGCGAGCGAGGCGGAGTGGTGGTCGATAACCAGTGTCGCACCAACGACCCTGATATTCTCGCCATTGGCGAAGTGGCGCTGTGGAACAACAGTATCTTCGGGTTGGTAGCACCGGGTTACCAAATGGCGAAGGCGGCGTTAGCCACACTGACCGACGGCGACTTGGCGTTTACCGGTGCCGATATGAGCACCAAGCTCAAGTTGATGGGGGTCGATGTTGGAGCCATTGGTGATGCCCATGGCACACAGGCGCCAGGCTCGAAATTATACCGTTATCTTGATCAATTGAAGCAAGAATACCGGAAGCTGGTCGTCTCGGCCGATGGGAAAAAATTGTTGGGGGCGATGCTGGTTGGCGATAACAGCTACTACGATACCCTGTTGCAGTATTACTTGAACGGTATCGAGCTGCCGAGCAGCCCGGAAGGACTGATCCTGCCGCAGCAGGAGGGAGGGGCGCCTGCGCTGGGCATCGATGCTCTGCCCGATACGGCGACCATCTGTTCATGCCACAACGTGTCTAAGGCGGCCATTGTCGGTGCCCTGGATGCCGGAGCTTGCTGCGTCGCCGACGTGAAAGGCGATACCAAAGCCGGAACAGGCTGCGGTGGCTGTGCAGCCATGCTGAAGGATGTGGTGGATCATGAACTGGCTGCGCGTGGTATTGAGGTCAGTACCGATATCTGCGAGCACTTCGCTCACTCACGGCAGGCATTGGAACACATCATTCGTGTCGAAGGGATTAAAACCTTTGCTGAATTGCGCCAGAAACACGGTTCAGGCATGGGTTGCGACATCTGCAAGCCAGCGGTCGGCTCTATTTTGGCCTCCGTATGGAATGATTACATTCTGACACCTGAGCACACGCCATTGCAGGATACCAACGATACCTTCCTTGCCAATATGCAGAAAGACGGCACCTTCTCCATCGTACCGCGTATCGCCGGTGGAGAAATCACCCCGGAAAGTCTGATCACCATTGGTGAAATCGGGCGCGATTTTAAGCTCTATACCAAGATCACCGGCGGCCAGCGTATTGACCTGTTTGGTGCCACCCTGAACCAGTTGCCGCAAATCTGGAAACGCTTGGTTGACGCCGGCTTCGAAACCGGCCATGCGTACGGCAAGTCTGTACGTACGGTTAAAAGCTGTGTCGGCAGCACCTGGTGCCGTTACGGTGTACAAGACAGCGTGCAGCTCGCCATCGACCTGGAAAACCGCTACAAAGGCCTGCGTGCACCACACAAAATCAAATTCGGCGTCAGTGGCTGTACCCGTGAATGCGCCGAAGCGCAGAGCAAGGACATCGGGGTCATTGCCACCGAAAACGGCTGGAACCTTTATGTGGCTGGTAATGGTGGTATGCGACCACGGCATGCGGATTTGTTTGCGACTGATCTCGACACCGCAACCTTGGTGAAATACATCGACCGTTTCCTCGTGTTCTACGCCCGCACCGCGGACCGCTTACAGCGCACCGCGCGTTGGGTGGAAAGCATTGAAGGCGGACTCGACTACCTGAAGAAGGTCGTCATTGAGGACTCGCTCGGCGTAGCCGCAGACTTGGAAGCGCAAATGCAGCGTGTTGTCGAAACCTATCAGTGTGAGTGGAAAACCACGCTCAACAACCCTGAAGCACTGAAACGCTTCCGTCAGAACATCAACGACAACAGCGATGACCCGTGCGTTGTGATGGTGCCCGAACGCGGCCAACCCCGTCCGGCTACTGACGCAGAAAAAGCACAACTGATCCCTGTAACCACCGTTTAA